The Methylocella silvestris BL2 DNA segment ACGACCGTGCCGCGGCCGGAGATCGAGAACACGTCTTCGACCGGCATCAGGAACGGCAGATCGATCGGACGCTCGGGCTGCGGGATGTAGGCGTCGACGGTGTCCATCAGCGCGAGCACGGCGTCATGGCCGATCTCGGGCTGCTTGCCTTCGAGGGCGCAGAGAGCCGATCCCTTGGTGATCGGGATATCGTCGCCGGGGAAGTCATACTTCGAGAGAAGCTCGCGAACTTCGAGTTCGACGAGTTCAAGAAGCTCGGCGTCGTCGACCATGTCGACCTTGTTCATGAACACGACGAGCGCCGGCACGCCAACCTGACGCGCAAGCAAAATATGCTCACGGGTCTGCGGCATCGGGCCGTCGGCGGCCGAAACGACCAGGATCGCGCCGTCCATCTGCGCGGCGCCGGTGATCATGTTCTTCACATAGTCGGCGTGGCCGGGGCAGTCGACATGCGCGTAATGGCGCTTCTTGGTCTCGTACTCGACGTGAGCGGTCGAGATCGTGATGCCGCGGGCCTTCTCTTCCGGGGCCTTGTCGATCTGATCATAGGCCGTATAGGTCGCGCCGCCGGTTTCAGCGAGAACCTTGGTGATTGCAGCCGTCAGCGAGGTCTTGCCGTGATCGACATGACCAATCGTGCCGATGTTGCAATGCGGCTTGTTCCGCTGAAATTTTTCCTTGCCCATCTTGTGGCTCCTCTAGAACGCTTTGCGCTTCAACCGCGGCTCAGGCGTATTTCGCTTGGACCTTCGCGGCTTCGCCCGCGGGGACCTGTTCATAGTGATCGAATTGCATCGTGTAGTTCGCCCGGCCCTGACTGAAGGACCGGAGCTGATTGACGTAGCCGAACATGTTGGCGAGCGGCACCATCGCATTGATG contains these protein-coding regions:
- the tuf gene encoding elongation factor Tu yields the protein MGKEKFQRNKPHCNIGTIGHVDHGKTSLTAAITKVLAETGGATYTAYDQIDKAPEEKARGITISTAHVEYETKKRHYAHVDCPGHADYVKNMITGAAQMDGAILVVSAADGPMPQTREHILLARQVGVPALVVFMNKVDMVDDAELLELVELEVRELLSKYDFPGDDIPITKGSALCALEGKQPEIGHDAVLALMDTVDAYIPQPERPIDLPFLMPVEDVFSISGRGTVVTGRVERGIVKVGEEIEIVGLKPTVKTVVTGVEMFRKLLDQGQAGDNIGALLRGTKREDVERGQVLCKPGSVKPHTKFKAEAYILTKDEGGRHTPFFTNYRPQFYFRTTDVTGVVTLPEGTEMVMPGDNVTMDVELIAPIAMEEKLRFAIREGGRTVGAGVVASITE